A part of Entelurus aequoreus isolate RoL-2023_Sb linkage group LG03, RoL_Eaeq_v1.1, whole genome shotgun sequence genomic DNA contains:
- the odc1 gene encoding ornithine decarboxylase isoform X1 has product MNTPTSVECNLSFLEEGFSARDIVEQKINESSMTDDRDAFYVCDLGDVLKKHLRWARALPRVSPFYAVKCNDSRAVLMTLASLGTGFDCASKTEIQLVQSLGVDPSRIIYANPCKQLSQIKYASAHGVQMMTFDSEVELMKVARCHDNAKLVLRIATDDSKAVCRLSIKFGAQLKSCRGLLERAKELGLEVIGVSFHVGSGCTDSAAFTQAIADAHCVFDMGVDLGFDMKLLDIGGGFPGSEDTELKFEEITAVINLALEKYFPADSGVRIIAEPGRFYVASAYTLVVNIIAKKVLMDDDDTASDEEDEGICDRSLMYYVNDGVYGSFNCILYDHAHCLPTLHKKPKPDEAMYPCSIWGPTCDGLDRIVEQCNLPDMHVGDWLVFENMGAYTVAASSTFNGFEKPDIYYVISRSAWQHVQQICSLGLPASMEPCLLEVPACCGRASNLEMPAKPPQTPVI; this is encoded by the exons ATGAATACACCAACTTCTGTCGAGTGTAATTTATCTTTCTTGGAGGAAGGATTTTCTGCAAGGGATATTGTAGAGCAGAAGATCAATGAGTCATCAATGACG GATGACCGGGATGCCTTCTATGTGTGTGACCTGGGAGACGTCTTAAAGAAGCACCTGCGCTGGGCACGGGCGCTTCCTCGAGTGTCTCCTTTCTACGCTGTGAAATGCAATGACAGCAGGGCTGTTTTGATGACACTGGCCTCTCTGGGAACTGGTTTTGACTGTGCAAGCAAG ACTGAGATTCAGCTGGTTCAGTCCCTCGGAGTGGATCCCAGCAGAATCATCTATGCCAACCCATGCAAGCAGCTTTCTCAGATCAAGTATGCGTCCGCCCACGGAGTTCAGATGATGACCTTTGACAGTGAGGTGGAGCTGATGAAAGTGGCTCGCTGTCACGACAACGCCAA GCTGGTGCTGCGTATAGCTACAGATGACTCGAAGGCAGTGTGTCGCCTGAGTATTAAGTTTGGGGCCCAACTTAAATCTTGTCGTGGCCTACTGGAGCGGGCTAAGGAACTGGGGCTTGAAGTGATCGGTGTTAGCTTCCATGTTGGCAGCGGATGCACGGACTCTGCGGCCTTCACGCAGGCCATTGCAGATGCCCACTGTGTCTTTGATATGGGG GTGGATCTGGGCTTCGACATGAAACTTTTAGACATCGGAGGAGGTTTCCCTGGTTCAGAAGACACTGAACTCAAATTTGAAGAG ATTACAGCAGTAATCAACTTAGCACTGGAAAAATATTTTCCTGCTGACAGCGGTGTGAGGATCATTGCTGAGCCAGGTCGCTTTTATGTGGCCTCTGCGTACACCTTGGTTGTCAACATAATTGCCAAGAAGGTGCTCATGGATGATGATGACACAGCCTCTGATG AAGAAGATGAAGGGATCTGTGACAGGAGCCTGATGTACTATGTCAACGATGGAGTGTATGGATCCTTCAACTGTATTCTCTACGACCATGCGCATTGTCTGCCAACACTGCACAAA AAACCCAAACCGGACGAAGCCATGTATCCTTGCAGTATATGGGGCCCAACATGTGATGGTCTCGATCGCATTGTTGAGCAGTGCAACCTGCCAGACATGCATGTGGGCGATTGGCTAGTCTTTGAAAACATGGGCGCCTACACTGTGGCTGCCTCCTCCACCTTCAATGGTTTCGAAAAGCCTGACATTTATTACGTCATTTCACGCTCAGCCTG GCAACATGTGCAGCAGATCTGCTCCCTGGGCCTACCGGCCTCTATGGAGCCCTGCTTGCTTGAGGTTCCAGCTTGCTGTGGAAGAGCGAGCAACCTTGAGATGCCAGCTAAGCCCCCTCAGACCCCTGTTATTTAA
- the odc1 gene encoding ornithine decarboxylase isoform X2, protein MNTPTSVECNLSFLEEGFSARDIVEQKINESSMTDDRDAFYVCDLGDVLKKHLRWARALPRVSPFYAVKCNDSRAVLMTLASLGTGFDCASKTEIQLVQSLGVDPSRIIYANPCKQLSQIKYASAHGVQMMTFDSEVELMKVARCHDNAKLVLRIATDDSKAVCRLSIKFGAQLKSCRGLLERAKELGLEVIGVSFHVGSGCTDSAAFTQAIADAHCVFDMGVDLGFDMKLLDIGGGFPGSEDTELKFEEITAVINLALEKYFPADSGVRIIAEPGRFYVASAYTLVVNIIAKKVLMDDDDTASDEDEGICDRSLMYYVNDGVYGSFNCILYDHAHCLPTLHKKPKPDEAMYPCSIWGPTCDGLDRIVEQCNLPDMHVGDWLVFENMGAYTVAASSTFNGFEKPDIYYVISRSAWQHVQQICSLGLPASMEPCLLEVPACCGRASNLEMPAKPPQTPVI, encoded by the exons ATGAATACACCAACTTCTGTCGAGTGTAATTTATCTTTCTTGGAGGAAGGATTTTCTGCAAGGGATATTGTAGAGCAGAAGATCAATGAGTCATCAATGACG GATGACCGGGATGCCTTCTATGTGTGTGACCTGGGAGACGTCTTAAAGAAGCACCTGCGCTGGGCACGGGCGCTTCCTCGAGTGTCTCCTTTCTACGCTGTGAAATGCAATGACAGCAGGGCTGTTTTGATGACACTGGCCTCTCTGGGAACTGGTTTTGACTGTGCAAGCAAG ACTGAGATTCAGCTGGTTCAGTCCCTCGGAGTGGATCCCAGCAGAATCATCTATGCCAACCCATGCAAGCAGCTTTCTCAGATCAAGTATGCGTCCGCCCACGGAGTTCAGATGATGACCTTTGACAGTGAGGTGGAGCTGATGAAAGTGGCTCGCTGTCACGACAACGCCAA GCTGGTGCTGCGTATAGCTACAGATGACTCGAAGGCAGTGTGTCGCCTGAGTATTAAGTTTGGGGCCCAACTTAAATCTTGTCGTGGCCTACTGGAGCGGGCTAAGGAACTGGGGCTTGAAGTGATCGGTGTTAGCTTCCATGTTGGCAGCGGATGCACGGACTCTGCGGCCTTCACGCAGGCCATTGCAGATGCCCACTGTGTCTTTGATATGGGG GTGGATCTGGGCTTCGACATGAAACTTTTAGACATCGGAGGAGGTTTCCCTGGTTCAGAAGACACTGAACTCAAATTTGAAGAG ATTACAGCAGTAATCAACTTAGCACTGGAAAAATATTTTCCTGCTGACAGCGGTGTGAGGATCATTGCTGAGCCAGGTCGCTTTTATGTGGCCTCTGCGTACACCTTGGTTGTCAACATAATTGCCAAGAAGGTGCTCATGGATGATGATGACACAGCCTCTGATG AAGATGAAGGGATCTGTGACAGGAGCCTGATGTACTATGTCAACGATGGAGTGTATGGATCCTTCAACTGTATTCTCTACGACCATGCGCATTGTCTGCCAACACTGCACAAA AAACCCAAACCGGACGAAGCCATGTATCCTTGCAGTATATGGGGCCCAACATGTGATGGTCTCGATCGCATTGTTGAGCAGTGCAACCTGCCAGACATGCATGTGGGCGATTGGCTAGTCTTTGAAAACATGGGCGCCTACACTGTGGCTGCCTCCTCCACCTTCAATGGTTTCGAAAAGCCTGACATTTATTACGTCATTTCACGCTCAGCCTG GCAACATGTGCAGCAGATCTGCTCCCTGGGCCTACCGGCCTCTATGGAGCCCTGCTTGCTTGAGGTTCCAGCTTGCTGTGGAAGAGCGAGCAACCTTGAGATGCCAGCTAAGCCCCCTCAGACCCCTGTTATTTAA